CATGGGCTTCGCTTTGGGTGCCATTCTGCCCCTTGGGtttacaaaacgccatggacttGTCACAACGTGCAAGAACTGTATAAAGGTTTACATATCAGTCATGTTTTGTGCTTATGgtttatttgaacaaacaaaacttaaaaaccATGGTTTTGAACCAATGTTGAAGTATTTTAAAACATGGTCtataaaccaaaaacaaataaagcacTAGACAACATGGTTCATATATCATGGTTTATAACCTTTGAAGTTTAAGCATTTCAAACTTTGTTTACTTCTATATGTTAGAAACCATGGTGAAAACTTTGTCGAAACTTCAAccaaaaaaacttgaaaaacaTTACTGAAACGGTTTAAAAGTTGAAGTAACTGTCCAAACACTTTCCAAGAAAAGCACCGACTGAGTCTAGTCTTCTGTGAACatcttatgattttttttattccagttGCAACAAAACCACTTTTTTGAACAAACAATTGCAGATTAAAATCATAACAAATAAAGAATCTTCACTGTTGAAGAAAGATTGATATGTAAAGTAAATTAAATTTTTCTTTACTAAATGGGTTGTGTTGTCACAGTCACTTCACATGACTGCTAGCTGCTTATATGGGCCTGCCACTGCGCTCAACCTATTTTTTTCGGCCACAGTGAGGTGTTATTATTGTCTGAAATTGACTGAAATTCTGTGTACTGAATCTGTTCGATATGACCATGATGACAAACCCCTTTCAAGGAAAACTTTTTTTGTCAAAAGCATAAAGGGTCATTACAAAACAATATGTCCTTGAAAGTTTCTAGGGCTGGATTTCActaagcaataaaatccatcgtaagacaaattttcagtatcaccatagtgatttgcattgtgacatcacactgtaCCAAGCAACTACGACCGATTTGCAGTAACGATCAATTTTAGCTCTTAGTGAAATCGGCCCTAGGTCATATAGAAACACACAATCCCtaccgccatttcatcaagaccacagtggtttgtgatgaaacagagaaacaaataaacgaAGACACAAAATGCAAGTTAAACCAAACAGCAATACAATCATCTAATTAGATCAAATAAAAGCTGCCCCTTATttacattatatttatttacaggAAATTATGTTCTGATAATGTTCACTTTTGTAACACAACTTTATAACAATTAACAATTGTGAACTAAAATACAAAAACGGTGAAAATTGAGTAACACAATCAAGACAATTGTTAGTTGTCTCCTTCATTAAGTGAAGTTTTTAGAAGTGGTTCCCCTGGTAATTACTAAGCTGTATGGCCCACtcagatttaaagacactggacttgttcggtaatttttaaagaccagtcttctcacttggtgtatctcaacacatgcacaacacaaaatttgaactcaagaaaatacacccttggcattttgtgtgctttcagatgcttgaattcgagacctcagctgaggtcttgaattaaGTTGGTATTTTTTAGTGGGAAataaattctttctcaaaaactatgttactttagagggagctgtttctcacaatgttttatactatcaagagctctccgtTGCCcgaaaccaagtaagtttttatgctaacaactatttggagtaaaaaactgcgtcacttcagagggagctgtttctcacaatgttttataccatcaacctctccccattactagttaccaagtgaggtttatgctaataattattttgagtaattaccaatagtgtccactgtctttaaatgaacattacagaattgttttgtttagtaattaacagcagtgtccagtgcctttaagtaaagaTTAAGACTATATGGGTGCACTCGGCAATTCTTACTTGAGCTAATAATATGTGTATTAGTCATGTGCTGCCCTGTAAAAACATTTCTGCCTTAGATTTTCTGAATACAAATCTTCAAGAGATGCAAGCTTGGACTGAAATAAACCAAAAAGGGGGCAACATACctcaaattaattttatttgtttcagtGGCAGTGTTTTCCCTGAGCGAGTGAGGtgatgttttgaaaaacaattatatcAAAAGTTTCAGTACAACATTTATTCAGCAAGTACTATGATTATACACATGTATGATTGGAGATCCAACCATAAGAAAACTGTTTGTTGTCATACTTTGTTACTTCCCAGCTTTTGTaactactacatgtattttaaaccttaaaggcactggacactgtggTAACTGCAgtcgttttcacaaagagttaggactcgtcttatctcgagttaggacgagtaactcatcctaacttaaaattaatcttagggtctgcatgctacagtgcagggttgagactcgtcctaagtcctaagattagtcttaagttaggaagagttttgtgaaatcgacggcaggtctttgacaattaccaaaagtgtctcgTGCCTTTAACCtctaaaatgtacatttttaataCAACACAACAGTATTTTTGTTCctagtctttaaagacactggacaccatgggtaattgtcaaagatcagtcttctcacttggtgtatctcaacatatgcataaaataacaaacctgtgaaaatttgagttcaatcggtcgtctAATTTtggggataataatgaaagaagacaaaacacccttgtcacacgaagttgtgtactttcagatgcttgatttcgagacctcaaaataattgtaaatctgaggtctcgaaatcaaaagttgtgtgcgttcagatgctttatttcaagacctcaaaataattgtaaatctgaggtctcgaaatcaaataagtggaaaattacttctttttaaaaaactacattacttcagagggagccgtttctcacaatgttttatactatcaacctcttccatTACTCGTtgtcaagtaaggttttttgctaataattattttgagtacttactaatggtgtccactgcctttaacttggtTTGACACCTGATGGAATACTGTTGGGAATTTGAAAGAGGTACATACACTCAAGGCCAACTTCACCTAAACATTTCTGTCGCAAATGctcacacaggtttgttattgttatgcatatgttgtttCGCTTCCCACTATACTACTATGATATTTGTTATCGCTTCTATTGCCTCGTCCAATCCAGAAGCCTGGAAGCTATCTCGCTCCCCTGTCGCTGACCTGCATTTCGGGCAGTGGCTGCTTGATAAATACCAGTGAACCAAGCATTCTTGGCACGCAAGGAGAGACTTGCAGCAAGTCGCAAACATGGGCTTCTTCATTGGACCTGTGTAAAAGAACGTTGGGTTAGAAAATAGttagcaaaataaaattgaacatACTTGCTAATAATGAGAAGGCACTGATGGTACAATGAAGATGGTACTGTGTATCATAAGAttccagaagaaaaaaatagtctggtttcttTTTGTACAATGGAAAAAAGTATTCCTTGCTGTTTAGGAATGTATGcagcatgaccaagatggtagCAGCATAATACAGGTCTATCCCTGACAAGTGCAAAACAAGGGGagttttttgtacacaataaATATTGGGGCATACCCCTTGATGCCCATCTCTAGATATGTGCCAGCTGAGATTTAATATCTTGATGTACAGCAACAGGACTGAAAAGATATAACCACTTTGAGTGCGCTTACCAACCTTTGCATATGACGCAAGAAAAAGAGTCCCTCAGTGCCCTTTCCTCTCTTCTTGTTAATTTGACGAGAAGATCCTTGGAGGTGGCCTTTGCAATGTTGGTTAGGCTCTCTTCAATTGACttggttttctcaaaaagggtGTCCATCTTGTCATTTTGCTCATCAAAAGCATCAATCAGGTCTTTGGCCGTTTCTCTGCGTctgaaaatacaaaacaacacaaaatgtgATTCCAATTTGCAATCTCTCATTGCCTGTGACAGGCACATTGGAAACgtaaagtttttttaaacttatgAAATTGCTATggaaattttcaaaattgtccAGACTTCTAATTGTACACACAAGGGGCTGCTATGTAAGCTTATAACACGAACAGAATTTCACAGCAGCTTTGAAAATGTACCCCCAAAAACCAAATCAAGACCCTGACCTTTGCTAGGAAACACTGGTCACCTCAAAATATGTACCAATTTGTCCAAACACTCGTTTAGAACACAACACCCAAATGTTAGTGGATGTGACATTTAAACACGAAAATCAGCACAAAAAAAGCTGTGGTGTGTGTTGCATATTTGCCTGAGGTTACACTGCAGACTTGCTCATagagtttaaaacattgtgtgaaacagctccctctgaggtaatgcagtttttgagaaagaagaaatttttcacTGAagtgtttgaattgaatttgagacctcagcttatTAGAGCAccagaaagcacaaaacttgtgcgacgggggtgtttttacttccattattctcatgtaacttcaacgaccaattgcattcaaattttcaaattgtatgcatatgttgagatacaccaagtgacaagactggtcttggacaataaccaaaggtgtccaggggtggatttcacaaagagttaagactagtcttatctcgagttatgaccaattactcgtcctaactaaggactatccatgcaatttggtTATCTCCTATGACTAGttaaaagttaggactagtcctaactctttgtgaaattgccCCCAGTGCCTTTGGATGAAGTTTTCCTTAATCATGGCTCAAGTAAGCATCAACTACACTCAATGGATTTGGGATGTACACACTTCATGCCAACTTAAATTTTTGAATAGTTAACAAGAAAATGTGGTTTGAGTCCCACCCCCTTTTCAGTCATGTGTACAAAACAAAGGTTTCTTTCGCACACTTGTAAGGTACCAAGCACATGCACACTGGGTGTGCAAAAGCAGTCGCGAATATACTATAATATCTATTTAACAAAATTATCACCTGTACTTGTTTTTTCTGCCTGTGCTGCGTTCACTCATGAAGTCCCTGTGGGCAGATGCCGTCATGCATAATATCTTCCTGGTTGGGGTTTTCCAGAAGTCTGATCCTGtggtaaaataacaataatgattgCAAAATACAATCAACGTTGTAGATTAGAATATGTACACATGCACATTTACTGAAACCTTTCTTTAAAAGGCTTATGAAATAAGATATTCTATGTAATTACAAGAATCTGTGTTCATTCTTACACAAGAACCTTTTTATGCCCAAATTTGGGTTCGTTGACACATTTtttcagaattgtgtgtcttcATGACTTCAAAGTGGAACATTGATGAGCTAATGTGATGTCATCCAAGGTCGCAATTGCAGCATCATATACTTGGTTTGTGccaaaaacaaatacagaatTTTCCTTCTCTTCAAATAGAAACCCCTCCAACACCTGTTTGTTGTCTCATTAATGAGTGTTTAGACTTTTCAGTGACCACTGTTTTCTCACTTGGGCAATAGGATCTTGGTTTTGTACGTCTGTTGTGCACCTTTGTTCCTGTCATGTGTTCACACTACTGCGCCCTCAAAAGCCCTGTTTAAGATTTTTAGTCATTTTGGAAAATCTTATTATTGGTACATTAAAATCTTAGTTTTggacaaaaagaaagaaatccCTTTGAAAGATCTGTACTACaaccaaataaataatttgatttgactttttattttagGGCCTAGGAGTACACTATTTTTATTTACACCTTTTGTATTGGAATTTGTTTCAATATGCATTTGTGTAAAGAAGTATTAGCACCAACCTTGAGTTCCCGGTCCATCTTGTATTTCATTTCCCTTACTGTCTATGACGATGATGGGCTGCTGTGAGTCAAGTTGTTCCTGTAGCTTGTCACTCACACTGTTTACATTGGCCTCTTGATTAGTGAGGCGCAAGTAGACAGTGTGTAGCGGCATCAGTAAGGAGCCCTGTGGTTCCACAAGCTGGACACTTCTGTGTGTTTAATTGTATTAAACTgtagattttgaatttgatcggggataaagaatattattatgtttttatgttacacatacacccatgtgtgttagtactgtatactcagtactgtcCCGAGGTCCGTTAAAAAATTCAAAGGCATTTTaaaactcgggtgggatttgaactcatgacactgctctatagacaagggttgtgggtttgtATCCAGCCCGAGTAATAATGCCTGTGAATTTTAGTTTGTACTTTGTGTACTgtcctgagtatacagtgctaacacacagcgGGGTAGGCATGGGTTAACGAACCAAACTAACTTAAACATTTATTAAATTGGTAAAGAGAAAAAGACTGGCATttggtttaataaaaaaatattgttgtacAACTCAAACAAGATGTGACCTGGTTTGttctgttgggggggggggggtagtcttggcccaagactatggtgcttgattttggatagtgtactactaTGTGCCCGcgacggtatgatttagttagctggacggcttgaaatctagactacactctgcacaTAGTTGAAAAATGCGAAACAAAACCATTTTCACAACCGCCAAGCAGCCTAAATGCAAATAACCAACCAAAATTAAACCAAACTTACATGTGCCTATTTCAAATGGCATGTAACCAGAAACAACATATTTTTGTAAAGGGCCTTGTTGGACAGCCCTTAACCCCGAATGTAGTTTTTAGACCAAGTCAATCCTTAAAGAAAAAGGGGGTGTTGCCAAAAATGGCATAGCTACAAGTTAACTTAAAGCGACCTTGCTgtgctgcgccttgaacacccagcagggtggatacgtgcgcattacaagtcttattattattattattattattattattatgatagtGGTGTGTCTATTCACGTTCACATATTATATGCAAAGTGATAGCACCACTCCAAGTGTCGTGTCTTTGTCTAACAATGTAACATAgatttaatatttgagtttggGTCAAAACTGTGTAGTTTTTTTCTGATTGACAAAGGGCGTAATTCAAATGTTTACCTTGCAAACGTTTTAGACTGTGCCCTTCTATATGATGGGGGAGTGTTGGCCGATGACGGTGGGCCACTAGCACCAACAGGGGCCCCTCTTGAAGTCGAACCAAGTTGACTCGCTGGAGCTGATGGAATTTGGTCATGTTGGACCGCTGAAGAGGTGTCGCCATTAACCTCATAGTGGGCCTTGTCCAAAAGCAAATGGGCGGAGTATCTCCCACTATCCTCCTCTGCAAAAATCGCCGTGTTTGTGTCATCGGACAAAAACATGGATCCTTGTGTGACCTGATAATTTAAAAATAGGTACAAAATTATAGTCTTTGCACTTTCCTttcatttttaatgaattttcACAAAGGTATTAACTGTAAGTGTATTTTGATTAAAAGTCACCCTTTTTCAACTTGAGCTTGTCCATAACACTTCTCAATCTAATGGGGCAAAGAAACAGGTGCCTACCCAGATTCGGGGAGGGGAGGGGCCTTaaaagtttcttttgttttagttattgtttaatttatttattcaattgtTTACTTATTTGTGGAAAAGGTGACTAAATAAAGATACAGACCTAACTAACCCAGAAAGTTCCACACCATGGATAACTGAATAAAAATCTAAAATCTTAATTAGTGAACTCTGCTTTGGGAAAATTTGGAAAAACAGAAGCCTAGGAATGGGACAGCTTTTAATTGTATATACAGTGGGTGTAGCAAAGTAATTTAGATTTAAAAGAATTacttgtttaattttttatggagaactttaaccaaaataatgaAATAGAGCAGAGCTAAggttttatacttttaaaaatacaaaggtCAGCATAGTCAGTGGATGTAAAAATTACAAGAAATATTATAGGATGGAACAAAATGGCCTAAATGGGGGtcataaaattttcacaggcaatCAAAAAGGCAACCAACTCCATTTTAAAAGGAGACACATGGACCATGTCGAAAGCACAAAATACACGTTTCTAACGACATCTCATTATGCTCAAGGAAGTAAGAATGTAATGTTAATtagtattttcttctttttcctgGAGATTGCCAGCAGCTGGTTCTTTCGTGTCGTGCGCCAGCAACTATcacctcgtgtgacatggccttttTAAACAATGAAGCTTCCAAACTTTTGTAAACACTATTACTAACAAAAGGCTGGATACGCACCTGAAAAATACGACTGATTTTCGAAATTGTCATGTCCTCCTGTCTTACGGACAGTCGCTTACTTCCTCTGAAGAGGATGTACGTCTCCATCtcaaaaaacatgtcaaaatgtAGGACTACACAAAAGTAAAACGAGTAAATACACAGCAGTTGGCAAACTTTTTAACGTATGTACGCAAAAGTTTACACGAGAGAAAGCGCGGCTATTGTACACTCCTTTCCCGTCATGCATCGGGAGAAAACTTTTTATCCGGAAACAGCCGAAGTTTGTTCGTGAGCTCGGCTGCACTCAGTTATTACTGCGTGCTGCAATAGGACGAAACGAACCCTTTACCTTTTACCAAGTTTaatcttcaaaaggaaaaaaCGATGAACGAACCCATTAccctttcttaaaaaaaaaaaatccaaatgaAAAAGGAAAGACGACCTGTTACCCTTtacttgtttttagtttttaaaaggaaaaaacaaaaaacggacCCATTACCCTATACCGTCTTAAATatcttcaaaaggaaaaagaaaaaacgaacctttaaccctttaccgttttttaatttttaaaggaaaacaaaacaaaacacaaacccaTTACCCTTTATCCTTCtcaaaatcttcaaaaggaaaaagaaaaaacgaac
The sequence above is drawn from the Asterias amurensis chromosome 13, ASM3211899v1 genome and encodes:
- the LOC139946210 gene encoding uncharacterized protein, encoding METYILFRGSKRLSVRQEDMTISKISRIFQVTQGSMFLSDDTNTAIFAEEDSGRYSAHLLLDKAHYEVNGDTSSAVQHDQIPSAPASQLGSTSRGAPVGASGPPSSANTPPSYRRAQSKTFARSVQLVEPQGSLLMPLHTVYLRLTNQEANVNSVSDKLQEQLDSQQPIIVIDSKGNEIQDGPGTQGSDFWKTPTRKILCMTASAHRDFMSERSTGRKNKYR